One part of the Trichocoleus desertorum ATA4-8-CV12 genome encodes these proteins:
- a CDS encoding DNA/RNA non-specific endonuclease codes for MGLLLILSGCVLAPPIESPPSVPTPTPSPSPPPPTSRSVHLRLGNPSNAVANVAKPDNYLMVKPQYALSYNRSKGTPNWVSWQLNSTWLGETERQNNFRPDPQLPVGWYRVSPRDYTNSGFDRGHLTSSEDRGGTVEANSATFLMTNIIPQAPDNNRGPWVALEEYCRGLVRQGKELYIIAGGRGQGGVGEQGPMTTLAAGKVVIPASTWKVIVVLDQPGAGLKGITTKTRVIAVDMPNQQGIKRNSWQSFKTSVDQLEAKTQYDFLSSVPRSVQAVMEANVDSQ; via the coding sequence ATGGGGCTGTTGTTGATCTTGTCCGGATGCGTGCTCGCTCCTCCCATTGAGAGTCCACCCTCAGTTCCTACACCAACCCCTAGTCCTTCCCCTCCCCCTCCAACCTCTAGAAGTGTTCACCTACGGTTGGGCAATCCTAGTAATGCGGTGGCCAATGTAGCCAAGCCAGATAACTACTTGATGGTGAAGCCGCAGTACGCCCTCTCCTACAACCGCAGTAAAGGCACCCCAAACTGGGTGAGCTGGCAACTGAATTCAACCTGGTTGGGAGAGACGGAGCGGCAGAATAACTTCCGTCCAGACCCCCAGCTGCCTGTTGGCTGGTATCGAGTGAGTCCTAGAGACTACACCAACAGTGGCTTCGATCGCGGCCATCTCACCTCCTCTGAAGATCGAGGCGGAACGGTTGAGGCGAACTCTGCCACCTTCTTGATGACCAACATCATTCCCCAAGCACCAGATAACAATCGAGGGCCGTGGGTGGCGTTGGAGGAATACTGCCGAGGTTTAGTCAGGCAAGGAAAAGAGCTTTACATTATTGCAGGAGGCAGGGGTCAAGGCGGGGTGGGTGAACAAGGACCAATGACCACGCTCGCAGCAGGCAAGGTTGTGATTCCAGCTAGCACTTGGAAAGTGATTGTAGTGCTTGATCAACCAGGAGCTGGACTGAAAGGCATTACTACCAAAACACGAGTCATTGCGGTGGACATGCCGAATCAACAGGGCATTAAGAGGAATAGCTGGCAGTCGTTCAAAACGTCAGTAGACCAACTTGAAGCAAAAACTCAGTATGACTTCTTGAGCAGCGTGCCGCGATCGGTTCAAGCGGTAATGGAAGCGAATGTGGATAGTCAATAG
- a CDS encoding DUF3854 domain-containing protein, whose product MKPLIRQEHSSPVEFAQQIQQEFVEGSAIAPCLYHVATRLVGDTESLPGGEVTYPIHEALNWHVTRFGYQARTNLYAVLLINEDGSCWQAKLSHPRHNSKGKTQKYETPVGNGSRAYLPPVPPEIRQLIGRRYGVEVPLFGSFWDWVEAHPEIPMVHTEGGKKALSLLSQGFVPLAFYGVNGGYQRLLDGTRRLIPDAARFAIPDRRFVLAFDQDEKEATQQRVSVALYRLGGLLGQAGNLVSVATWKAAQGKGVDDLMVRCGAAAWQSAYDQALPLQHWLIWQRLEHRLTYPAAVKVTTADLSTLVLNHLPDSGIVAIASAKGTGKTKQIQALLQDSEKAIAGGHRIALMRNLSARLGLDYKGDLDKVKGEFINGAGYTLRVGLCVDSLLSIDPNKFSECDLILDEVVQVIRHLLTSSTCAKDGKRPVLLSRLRELIRVARRVIVADADLDNATLHYLKELRGDDTPIFLIRNAYQSAGYPVRFIRSPDRSAITGELLAEMQSLAPGKVLFIATDSKGTSKAIARLIAQAAPHQRVLLVNSETSGGDCEREFIQTPDVVLQRGEYDLIICSPSVATGVSIEAQGIISKVYGIFTGTSSTDADMAQALGRVREPVERVVWCAQRGSNFSKVSRSPNILELKDHLQQRTTATIQLIRSSLKEDVTGEVTHYDWQSDPHLNLFCRIAAEQNFAMYHLRDALLVRLRFEGNQVSIEDRENNSAMKALLAIARQEQQEVDARALLNAADLTFSEIFKLEQKEGLGREESLAVAKFYFQEFYCLDCLHLEDVLWDKEGRRRGELLNLEMQLFPGVASDRSAKALEKQATWNQGYCPWDISGSELRRWLRSNIGMDELIAKLRSGWQWCKYDLKPYADRARALTAPIKVALHYTITSAMSDTQIIHQLLSQMGIKLTMHWSRSHPGYEGEKLRVYSLDLAHWQQVWGILQRRQEKRQQLQQRLEIEPEVGSPARFKIESPAGDPGGEPTTESDSWLNEAVSSDMRESLEAYGTDSRGSEVKD is encoded by the coding sequence GTGAAGCCCCTTATAAGACAAGAACATAGTTCTCCGGTAGAGTTTGCTCAGCAAATTCAGCAAGAATTTGTAGAAGGTAGCGCGATCGCGCCCTGCCTGTACCACGTTGCAACCCGATTGGTTGGCGATACTGAATCGCTCCCGGGTGGTGAGGTTACCTATCCCATCCACGAAGCGTTGAATTGGCATGTGACTCGCTTTGGGTATCAGGCCCGTACCAATTTGTATGCCGTGCTACTCATCAATGAAGATGGTTCCTGCTGGCAGGCAAAACTGAGTCATCCCCGGCACAATAGCAAAGGCAAAACTCAGAAATACGAAACTCCTGTCGGCAATGGTTCCCGTGCCTACCTGCCCCCGGTTCCTCCTGAAATTCGACAGTTAATCGGTCGGCGTTATGGCGTAGAAGTTCCTCTGTTTGGCTCCTTCTGGGATTGGGTTGAGGCACACCCTGAAATTCCCATGGTCCACACTGAAGGTGGTAAAAAGGCGCTCTCGCTACTGAGTCAGGGTTTCGTGCCCTTGGCGTTCTACGGGGTCAACGGCGGTTATCAAAGGTTACTCGATGGCACTCGACGGTTGATTCCCGATGCTGCAAGATTTGCTATCCCGGATCGCCGCTTCGTTTTGGCGTTTGACCAGGACGAAAAGGAAGCGACCCAACAACGAGTGTCCGTGGCCCTGTATCGCTTGGGAGGATTGCTAGGTCAAGCAGGCAACTTAGTCAGTGTCGCAACGTGGAAAGCGGCTCAAGGCAAAGGGGTCGATGATTTGATGGTGCGCTGTGGCGCTGCCGCTTGGCAGAGTGCTTACGACCAGGCACTGCCTTTGCAGCACTGGTTGATCTGGCAACGCTTAGAGCATCGGTTGACCTATCCCGCCGCAGTTAAAGTCACCACCGCTGACCTGTCCACTCTCGTCCTCAACCATCTTCCTGACAGCGGCATTGTGGCGATCGCGAGTGCCAAAGGCACTGGGAAAACCAAACAAATTCAGGCACTACTCCAAGATTCTGAAAAAGCGATCGCGGGAGGGCACCGCATCGCACTGATGCGCAACCTGTCCGCTCGCTTGGGACTGGACTACAAAGGGGATCTCGATAAGGTCAAGGGAGAGTTTATCAATGGAGCCGGTTACACCCTGCGAGTCGGACTGTGTGTGGACTCCTTACTCAGCATTGATCCCAACAAGTTCAGCGAATGTGATCTCATCCTCGATGAAGTGGTGCAGGTCATCCGCCACCTGCTGACGAGTTCGACCTGTGCCAAGGATGGCAAACGTCCGGTGCTGCTATCCCGCCTGCGCGAACTGATTCGAGTGGCTCGTCGCGTCATTGTGGCTGACGCTGATCTCGACAACGCGACTCTGCATTACCTGAAAGAGTTGCGAGGGGATGACACCCCCATTTTCTTAATCCGCAACGCCTACCAGTCCGCAGGCTACCCCGTGCGCTTTATTCGCTCGCCCGATCGCAGCGCCATTACTGGAGAACTGCTGGCAGAGATGCAATCATTGGCACCCGGCAAAGTTCTCTTCATCGCCACTGATAGTAAGGGAACCAGTAAGGCGATCGCCCGCCTGATTGCCCAAGCGGCTCCCCACCAGCGCGTGTTGCTCGTCAACTCCGAAACCAGCGGAGGGGATTGCGAACGCGAATTTATTCAAACTCCAGACGTGGTGCTGCAACGAGGTGAATATGACCTGATTATTTGTTCTCCCTCAGTGGCCACGGGAGTCAGCATTGAAGCTCAAGGCATCATCTCCAAGGTTTACGGCATTTTTACCGGAACCTCCAGCACCGATGCGGATATGGCCCAGGCCCTGGGGCGAGTTCGAGAACCCGTTGAGCGTGTGGTTTGGTGTGCCCAGCGAGGTAGTAACTTCTCGAAGGTGAGTCGTTCCCCCAATATCCTGGAGCTCAAAGACCATCTCCAGCAACGCACTACGGCCACCATTCAACTGATTCGCTCCAGCTTGAAAGAAGATGTCACCGGGGAAGTCACTCACTACGACTGGCAGAGTGATCCGCATCTCAACCTGTTTTGCCGGATTGCTGCTGAACAGAACTTCGCCATGTATCACTTGAGGGATGCCCTGCTAGTGCGACTGCGATTTGAAGGTAATCAAGTGAGCATCGAAGATCGGGAAAACAACTCAGCGATGAAAGCGCTGCTGGCGATCGCTCGCCAAGAACAGCAAGAGGTGGATGCACGAGCCCTGTTGAATGCAGCGGATTTAACCTTTAGCGAAATCTTCAAGCTCGAACAAAAGGAAGGACTGGGGCGAGAAGAATCGTTAGCAGTCGCTAAGTTCTACTTCCAAGAGTTCTACTGCCTCGATTGCCTGCACCTGGAGGATGTGTTGTGGGACAAAGAAGGCAGACGGCGGGGAGAGCTCCTGAACCTGGAGATGCAACTGTTTCCAGGCGTGGCGAGCGATCGCAGTGCGAAAGCATTGGAGAAGCAGGCGACCTGGAACCAGGGGTATTGCCCTTGGGACATTTCCGGCTCCGAACTGCGACGTTGGCTGCGCTCAAACATTGGCATGGATGAATTGATCGCCAAGCTTCGTTCTGGTTGGCAGTGGTGCAAGTACGACTTGAAACCCTACGCTGATCGCGCCCGAGCCCTGACAGCACCAATCAAAGTCGCACTCCACTACACCATTACCAGCGCGATGAGTGACACTCAGATCATTCACCAGCTCCTCTCCCAAATGGGTATTAAGTTAACCATGCACTGGTCTCGCTCCCATCCCGGCTACGAGGGGGAGAAACTCAGGGTGTACAGTCTGGATCTGGCTCATTGGCAGCAGGTGTGGGGGATTCTGCAACGGCGACAGGAGAAACGGCAGCAACTTCAGCAGCGTTTAGAGATAGAGCCAGAGGTTGGATCACCTGCCCGGTTTAAGATTGAATCTCCTGCGGGTGATCCAGGCGGAGAGCCTACAACTGAGTCAGATTCCTGGCTCAATGAAGCGGTCTCAAGTGATATGAGGGAGAGCTTAGAAGCCTATGGGACTGACTCTAGAGGATCGGAAGTTAAAGACTGA
- a CDS encoding FAD-dependent oxidoreductase translates to MTSSSFWSNEFGGLGTSGMKIVVIGSGFGGLSAAIRLQAQGHQVTIVEKRDQPGGRASVFKQEGFTFERVPPSSQLLT, encoded by the coding sequence GTGACCTCAAGCTCCTTCTGGTCTAATGAGTTTGGCGGGCTTGGGACAAGTGGCATGAAGATTGTGGTGATTGGCAGCGGGTTTGGTGGGTTGTCGGCAGCCATCCGACTCCAGGCGCAGGGACACCAGGTGACGATTGTGGAAAAGCGGGATCAACCCGGAGGACGGGCCTCTGTGTTTAAGCAGGAGGGATTCACCTTTGAGCGGGTTCCACCATCATCACAGCTCCTTACTTGA
- a CDS encoding tyrosine-type recombinase/integrase yields MIALATVATQFLDRLGLAQKTQQSYELTLMPFLQAYGSDPIESLTRPTIEAYLNGLTHLAYTTHQRHQAVIQALFNFAVDQGHLSTNPIARLRHRRPDPAKGEVSSDQVIRYLTPEQLRQLYQVVAPDIRLSALVHLLHRTGARIAELLALNLADMNLAHRRFQVIGKGNKQRWCFYNEDAELVLNQYLRYYRHQECMALFTAQHPLTQAVSRLSYRTVYTYWRQFTQLDPLLKEVRIHDLRHTFATERVGLISIEELRALMGHENIQTTLRYQKVTSERAEVAAQNAFKLLQTSNHEP; encoded by the coding sequence TTGATTGCGCTTGCCACTGTCGCCACTCAGTTTTTGGATCGTCTAGGACTAGCTCAAAAGACTCAGCAGTCTTACGAGTTAACCTTGATGCCTTTCTTACAGGCGTACGGAAGCGACCCGATTGAGTCGCTCACTCGCCCGACTATTGAAGCTTATTTGAATGGATTGACCCATTTGGCTTACACCACCCACCAGCGGCATCAAGCTGTGATCCAGGCATTGTTTAATTTCGCCGTTGATCAGGGTCATCTGTCTACCAATCCCATTGCTCGCTTGCGGCATCGCAGACCTGACCCAGCCAAAGGAGAAGTATCAAGTGACCAGGTCATTCGTTATCTGACCCCTGAGCAGTTGCGGCAACTGTACCAGGTTGTTGCCCCAGATATTCGCCTGAGTGCATTAGTGCATTTACTCCATCGCACAGGGGCAAGAATTGCAGAACTGTTAGCGCTGAACTTAGCAGACATGAATCTGGCTCATCGCCGATTTCAAGTGATTGGTAAGGGAAACAAACAGCGCTGGTGCTTTTATAACGAGGATGCAGAACTGGTGCTGAACCAATACCTCCGGTACTACCGCCATCAGGAGTGCATGGCTTTATTTACGGCTCAGCATCCTCTAACGCAGGCAGTATCGCGCTTGAGCTATCGCACCGTGTACACCTACTGGCGGCAGTTCACACAATTAGATCCGCTACTGAAAGAGGTTCGCATTCACGATCTGCGCCATACCTTTGCAACGGAGAGAGTCGGGTTAATCAGTATCGAAGAATTACGGGCGCTGATGGGGCACGAAAATATTCAAACCACATTACGCTATCAGAAGGTTACTTCTGAGCGAGCAGAAGTGGCAGCCCAGAATGCATTTAAGCTATTGCAGACAAGTAACCATGAGCCGTGA
- a CDS encoding helix-turn-helix domain-containing protein has translation MNTLETEQVPHPQESLAQYIRRVRQERGLSQQALAERAGVHLHSIGKLERGKTARLNRKTQSGLAVALQVPPEHLEAVERGLAIEPSPRLKFCPHCWKPGNPTDPLWAEVRAKYCCLCGSALRHQCWQCKAPIGSLKHRFCPHCGMAYQSQQPSSI, from the coding sequence GTGAATACTTTAGAAACAGAACAGGTACCTCATCCTCAAGAATCCTTAGCGCAGTACATTCGCCGGGTTCGCCAGGAGCGAGGTTTGAGTCAACAGGCACTGGCAGAGCGAGCCGGTGTGCATCTGCACAGTATTGGCAAGTTGGAACGAGGGAAAACAGCCAGGCTCAACCGCAAAACCCAAAGCGGATTAGCGGTTGCATTGCAAGTTCCACCGGAGCATCTCGAAGCGGTTGAACGGGGTCTAGCCATTGAGCCGTCCCCCCGCTTGAAGTTCTGCCCCCACTGTTGGAAACCAGGCAACCCCACAGATCCCCTTTGGGCGGAGGTTCGAGCAAAATACTGCTGCTTATGTGGCAGTGCGCTTCGTCATCAGTGCTGGCAGTGCAAGGCACCGATTGGGTCGCTCAAACATCGCTTCTGTCCGCATTGTGGCATGGCATATCAGTCCCAACAGCCCTCATCGATTTAG
- a CDS encoding type IV pilin-like G/H family protein: MNSDSQNHSSFAGGCLLRLLATIIAAPVVGYFLLFGTPGHCNGFINKVCKAKQWEGKAYAGAINRAQQSYYLDHQKFTSGTENLGLGIQSKTNSYEYSIHITSESALVYAVPIGELTKVGYVGGVFLGKTEQGKSTTLAILCEAKGQGATLKVKPLLKNGSPACPRASSQVKR, from the coding sequence ATGAATTCGGATTCTCAAAATCACTCCTCTTTTGCAGGAGGCTGCTTGCTGCGACTACTGGCAACTATCATTGCAGCGCCCGTAGTGGGGTATTTCCTGCTTTTCGGTACTCCGGGCCACTGCAACGGTTTCATTAACAAAGTTTGTAAGGCGAAGCAGTGGGAGGGGAAAGCTTATGCAGGGGCAATCAATCGGGCACAGCAAAGCTACTATCTAGATCATCAAAAATTTACCAGCGGAACTGAAAACCTTGGCTTGGGCATCCAGAGTAAAACGAATTCATATGAATACTCAATTCACATCACATCAGAATCAGCACTGGTTTATGCCGTACCGATTGGAGAACTCACAAAAGTAGGCTATGTAGGAGGTGTTTTTCTAGGGAAGACCGAGCAAGGGAAAAGCACTACATTAGCTATTCTTTGCGAGGCTAAAGGGCAGGGAGCAACCCTCAAAGTGAAGCCCTTACTTAAAAACGGATCTCCTGCTTGCCCTAGAGCAAGCTCCCAAGTAAAGCGATGA
- a CDS encoding nuclease A inhibitor family protein encodes MSSSDVVSKLKAACSGLQFMSESDYPFEVFIWEGKAQETWTPEKVAQHTGHPADTSVKVVTLVDFFRPATEEQDWFGLQEQESAAKFKNLESAIASTLHNVKVYRVGQIEIDVYILGTCGNDCVGLSTKLVET; translated from the coding sequence GTGAGTAGTTCGGATGTGGTCAGCAAACTAAAGGCAGCATGCAGTGGCTTGCAATTCATGAGTGAGTCTGATTACCCCTTTGAAGTGTTCATCTGGGAAGGAAAAGCTCAAGAGACCTGGACTCCAGAAAAGGTCGCTCAGCACACTGGGCATCCAGCAGATACCTCAGTGAAGGTAGTGACTTTAGTTGACTTCTTTCGGCCTGCCACCGAAGAGCAGGACTGGTTCGGCCTGCAAGAGCAGGAGAGTGCTGCCAAGTTCAAAAACCTAGAGAGCGCGATCGCCAGCACGCTGCACAATGTCAAAGTGTATCGCGTTGGGCAAATCGAGATTGATGTTTATATTCTTGGCACTTGCGGCAATGATTGCGTCGGCCTCTCCACCAAACTAGTCGAAACCTAG
- a CDS encoding thioredoxin domain-containing protein has product MSKNLEQAVLEIIERHPEVILKSLADYQQQQQAQQKQAQAAAIAGMRPQLEEIIRAAPALGNVQTTKVTLIEFADFECPFCIQAHPALKQFLAGHPQVALIYKHFPLSDIHPESLPAAKAVWAAGEQGKFWQFHDALFERTDNLNDTLYQTIATQLKLNLKQFNHDRNSDAATQAIAQDMPLANNLKIEGTPSFLVLTSQTVELISGADFQALIKVVNRVTP; this is encoded by the coding sequence GTGAGCAAAAACCTGGAACAAGCGGTTCTAGAAATTATTGAGCGACATCCGGAGGTCATCCTCAAATCCCTTGCAGATTACCAACAACAACAGCAGGCGCAGCAAAAACAGGCGCAGGCAGCAGCGATCGCTGGGATGAGACCTCAGCTCGAGGAGATCATCCGCGCTGCCCCCGCGCTCGGAAATGTTCAGACGACCAAAGTCACCTTGATCGAATTTGCCGACTTTGAGTGTCCTTTTTGTATTCAAGCTCATCCAGCGCTGAAGCAATTTCTCGCGGGGCATCCTCAGGTGGCTTTGATCTACAAGCACTTTCCCCTTTCAGACATTCATCCAGAGTCTCTACCCGCCGCAAAAGCAGTTTGGGCCGCTGGGGAGCAGGGGAAATTCTGGCAGTTTCATGATGCCCTGTTTGAGCGAACAGACAACTTGAACGACACCCTCTACCAAACGATCGCCACTCAGCTAAAACTGAACCTCAAGCAGTTTAACCACGATCGCAATAGCGATGCTGCAACTCAAGCGATCGCTCAGGATATGCCACTGGCCAATAATTTGAAAATTGAAGGAACACCTTCTTTCCTGGTACTCACTTCCCAAACCGTGGAATTAATATCCGGTGCAGATTTTCAAGCACTGATTAAAGTTGTGAATCGGGTTACTCCATAG
- a CDS encoding DUF1016 family protein: MGSDLSKLGYEEFLRELKERIRNAQVRAALAVNRELVLLYWQIGKEILYQQQQQGWGAKVINRLATDLRKAFPDVKGFSARNLLYMRAFAEAYPDEQIVQQVVALIPWGHNMRVLDAVKTAEERMWYIQQTIQYGWSRNVLIHQIDSQLYRRQGNAITNFNRVLPAPQSELAQQIVKSPYSFDFLSLGKEALERELETALIQHIREFLLELGVGFSFVGSQHPLIVDEKEYKIDLLFYHFRLHCFVVIDLKVVEFEPEFSGKMNFYVSAVDDLLRSPEDKPTIGIILCRTKSKTVAEYALRDVHKPIGISTYHMGTPLPEEFQSSLPTIEDLEEELEAIAAEVEQTLASQEVEQLSLFADPATIQKIELP, translated from the coding sequence ATGGGTAGCGATCTGTCAAAGTTGGGCTACGAAGAGTTTCTCAGGGAACTAAAAGAGCGCATCCGGAACGCTCAGGTCAGAGCGGCTCTCGCAGTCAACCGTGAGTTGGTTCTTCTTTATTGGCAAATTGGCAAAGAGATTCTCTACCAACAACAGCAACAAGGTTGGGGAGCTAAGGTCATCAATCGGCTAGCAACGGATCTCCGTAAAGCCTTTCCAGATGTCAAAGGATTTTCAGCCCGTAACCTGCTCTACATGCGCGCTTTTGCAGAGGCTTATCCAGACGAGCAAATTGTGCAACAAGTTGTTGCACTAATTCCTTGGGGACACAATATGCGAGTTTTGGATGCGGTGAAGACTGCTGAGGAACGGATGTGGTACATCCAACAAACGATCCAATATGGCTGGAGTCGCAATGTTTTAATCCATCAGATCGATAGCCAGCTCTACCGTCGCCAAGGCAATGCGATCACCAACTTTAACCGGGTACTTCCTGCTCCCCAGTCTGAGTTAGCTCAGCAAATTGTCAAAAGTCCTTACTCGTTCGATTTTTTGAGCCTGGGCAAAGAGGCACTGGAGCGAGAGCTGGAAACTGCTCTGATTCAACACATTCGAGAGTTTTTGCTGGAGTTGGGGGTTGGGTTTTCCTTTGTAGGTAGCCAGCATCCCCTGATTGTGGATGAGAAGGAATATAAAATCGACTTGTTGTTCTACCACTTTCGCCTGCACTGTTTTGTGGTGATTGACTTGAAGGTGGTGGAATTCGAGCCAGAATTCTCCGGGAAGATGAATTTTTACGTGTCCGCTGTCGATGATCTGCTGCGGAGCCCTGAAGATAAGCCTACAATCGGCATCATCCTCTGCCGCACCAAGAGCAAAACAGTGGCAGAGTATGCCTTGCGCGATGTTCATAAACCCATTGGAATTTCCACCTACCATATGGGCACACCCTTACCCGAAGAGTTCCAGAGCAGCTTGCCGACCATTGAAGATTTAGAAGAAGAACTCGAAGCGATCGCTGCCGAAGTCGAGCAGACTCTAGCATCTCAGGAAGTAGAACAGCTTTCCCTATTTGCAGACCCCGCCACGATTCAAAAGATTGAATTGCCTTGA